GTCCAGAATGCCGCGCTCGCCGAGACGGTATGCGGTTTCGGCGGCTCGTAGACCTTCCTCCGCCTCTCGGAGAAGGCCCTGCTCGAAGGCCGCGAGTTGCTGCGTGGATACTTCATATCGGCCGTACGCGCTTTCCAGCGCAGCCAGAATCTCAACCCGGCGACTCTCGGCGAGGGCGCGCGTCTGCCGGAGTTGCGCCTCGGCTTCGGCGATGGGGCCTTCCCGTTTGTTCCAGATCGGCAGAGGAATGGCGACGCCGATCCGGTAGATGGGGGTATCCGGTGGCCGATCTATCTCGGCCCGAATCGAAGGCTGCGGACGCCTTTGCGCCGTTTCAAAGGCAAGCCGAGCCTCGGCTCGACGCACTTCGGACCGGGTCAACGCCAGCATCGGATGCCGGTCCACAGCCTCGGCGCGAACTTCTTCGAGCGGCCGTAAAATAACCGCTGGATCGAGCGAACCCTCGGGCGTCAGACCAGCGTCAAGTGTAGTGCCCACCGCTCCGCGAAGTTGCGCCAGGAAGGAGATGTACTGAAGGCGCGCGGAATTCGCAGCCGCGCGAGCCGTCGCGACTTCCGAGTCGGCGCGGATCAATTCGAGCCGACCCGCTTCCCCGACATCGACGCGGACTTTCGTGCGTTGGCGAAATTCCTCCACCAGCCGGACATTCTCGGTCAAGATCGCGATTTCAGACTGCTTACGGAGCACTTGAAAGAAGGCCCTCCGCACCCCGGACAATACTGCGAGCCGCGTATAGGCCAAGTTGAACTCACTGCTTTCCCGCCCGCGTTCGGCGAAGGCCGATCGCGCCGGTCGCAACGGGCCCAATTCAAGCGGTTGCGAGAACGAAAGGTTCGTATTCAAGCCGGACACGTTACCAGGCACTCGGAACGTCTGCCTGCCTGCCATCAACGCCGCTTCCGGATTCGGATACGCCTTGGCCGTCACGATCGCCGCGCGAGCGGCATCCACCTGTGCCGCACCTGCCCGCAATTGCGGGTGATGTTGATCCGCCAGCGCCAGGGCGTGCTCCAACGTGAGGTTAGCGCCTTGGGCAACTGGGGCGAGAAGGACGCCAAATCCCAAGCCGCAACTGAGAACGCGGCGCATTCGTGCTATTAGGCTGCGTGTTGTACCGCCCAATTAACTAGGCTATCTGCCTCCCTGGCAAGTGTCCATACTGTATTTAGATGATGGCCTGGGAGGCGAGTCTGGCCTACTATCTTTCGACGCGGCTCACCAGAACCTTGTCCACCCGATTCGCATCCATGTCGAGTACTTCGAATCGCAAGCCGTCCACAATGAAGTGATCGCCGGGTACGGGAATGCATCGCAGATGCGCCAGAACCAGCCCTCCCACGGTCGCGAATCCCTTTTCCTCTCCGGGGATGTCGCGAAGGCCGAGTTGCTCCACTAGGTCCGCCACAGCGAAAGAGCCGTCGATCAGCCACGAACCGTCTTCGCGTAACGCAGACTTCGGCTGCGGTCTCTCGCCTGGAGCTCGCAGGTCGCCCACCACAGCCTGCATAAGGTCCGTTAGAGTGACCAGGCCCATTACGCCCCCGTGCTCCTCGACGACCAGCGCCATCTGTTCTCCAGACTCCTGAAACCGGTCAAGTACTTCAAGCGCGGGCGTCAGTTCAGGCACCAGGAGCGGCTTCCGGGCGAGAGCGCGCAGATCCAACCCTCCTGTCTCGCTCAACGCCACGAACAGATCCTTGATATGAACGATGCCGGCCACGCGGTCGAGATCACGCTCGATGACCGGAAAGCGGGAGTACGCCGAGGAACGAATGCGCTCAGCGTTCTCCGCCCAACTGAGCGTGAGGTCGAGGCTCACGACCTTGCCACGTGGTTGCATAAGGTCCACCACGCGGCGATCGCCCAACCGGAACACGCCCTCCACCATCTCCTGCTCGGCTTCATCGAACGTGCCGTGCTCGGTGGCCTCGGCGATCAGAACCTTGATCTCCTCCTCCGTCACGGGAGCTTCTCCAGATGGACGAACGGGAATGAGTTTCATCACGAGCCGCGTGGACAGGCTAAGAAAGCGCACCGCGGGAGCACCGAGACGCGCCAGCAGCCGCATGGACGGCGCCAAGAACGACGCAATACCCTCGGCGTTCGCGAGCGCCAGGTTCTTCGGCACCAACTCGCCCAAAATCAGCGTCAAGTAGGAAATGGCAAGCACTACGAGCGTGATGGACACCGTTTCGGCGTAGGGCGCAACGGCCTCGAACCGCTTCAGGTACACGGCGAACTCCCCCGCGACAGTGGCACCGCCGAACGCCCCGGCCATCGTGCCGATCATCGTAATGCCGACTTGTACGGTAGAGAGGAAGTCGTGCGGATTCGTCGCCAGATCCAGCGCCACGGCCGCCCCGCGATGCCGTATGGTCCGAAAACAGGATTGCCCTGATTTCCTTGGCCAGCCAAGCGTTACCTCTCTTCGCGGCGCCTGCTGAATTCCCATTTCGGTCCGCAACCGGCGTTGCCAAACGCGGCGCGGACGTTGCAGATCACGCTG
The nucleotide sequence above comes from Verrucomicrobiota bacterium. Encoded proteins:
- a CDS encoding TolC family protein — its product is MRRVLSCGLGFGVLLAPVAQGANLTLEHALALADQHHPQLRAGAAQVDAARAAIVTAKAYPNPEAALMAGRQTFRVPGNVSGLNTNLSFSQPLELGPLRPARSAFAERGRESSEFNLAYTRLAVLSGVRRAFFQVLRKQSEIAILTENVRLVEEFRQRTKVRVDVGEAGRLELIRADSEVATARAAANSARLQYISFLAQLRGAVGTTLDAGLTPEGSLDPAVILRPLEEVRAEAVDRHPMLALTRSEVRRAEARLAFETAQRRPQPSIRAEIDRPPDTPIYRIGVAIPLPIWNKREGPIAEAEAQLRQTRALAESRRVEILAALESAYGRYEVSTQQLAAFEQGLLREAEEGLRAAETAYRLGERGILDVLDAQRVLRTVRLDFLNAQFDRQASLIDLDELRGVELRK
- a CDS encoding HlyC/CorC family transporter, with the protein product MGIQQAPRREVTLGWPRKSGQSCFRTIRHRGAAVALDLATNPHDFLSTVQVGITMIGTMAGAFGGATVAGEFAVYLKRFEAVAPYAETVSITLVVLAISYLTLILGELVPKNLALANAEGIASFLAPSMRLLARLGAPAVRFLSLSTRLVMKLIPVRPSGEAPVTEEEIKVLIAEATEHGTFDEAEQEMVEGVFRLGDRRVVDLMQPRGKVVSLDLTLSWAENAERIRSSAYSRFPVIERDLDRVAGIVHIKDLFVALSETGGLDLRALARKPLLVPELTPALEVLDRFQESGEQMALVVEEHGGVMGLVTLTDLMQAVVGDLRAPGERPQPKSALREDGSWLIDGSFAVADLVEQLGLRDIPGEEKGFATVGGLVLAHLRCIPVPGDHFIVDGLRFEVLDMDANRVDKVLVSRVER